A genome region from Bacillaceae bacterium IKA-2 includes the following:
- the spoIIAB gene encoding anti-sigma F factor — translation MKNFMELQFSAQSKNESFARVTVGAFVAQLDPTMDELTEIKTVVSEVVTNSIIHGYENSSDGIICISVSLENDIVQMTIKDEGIGINDIDEARQPLYTTKPELERSGMGFTIMENFMDEIKVVSNPLMGTTIHLTKLLSKSKVLCN, via the coding sequence ATGAAAAATTTTATGGAACTACAATTTTCAGCACAAAGTAAAAATGAATCTTTTGCCCGTGTGACAGTTGGAGCGTTTGTGGCCCAACTAGATCCGACAATGGATGAGTTGACTGAAATTAAAACAGTCGTTTCAGAAGTAGTAACAAATTCAATTATTCATGGTTATGAAAACAGCTCAGATGGGATTATCTGTATTTCAGTATCGTTAGAAAATGATATTGTACAAATGACGATTAAAGACGAAGGTATTGGTATTAATGACATCGATGAAGCAAGACAACCATTGTACACAACCAAACCAGAGTTAGAAAGATCTGGCATGGGCTTTACAATAATGGAAAACTTTATGGATGAGATCAAGGTTGTTTCCAACCCATTAATGGGGACAACTATTCATCTAACGAAGCTTCTATCAAAAAGTAAAGTGTTATGCAATTAA
- the spoIIAA gene encoding anti-sigma F factor antagonist, which translates to MSLRIDMEVKDSILFVRLDGELDHHASEMLRKEVDEELRKGLYKHLVLNLERLSFMDSSGLGVILGRYKLITSNGGEMVVCSITPPIKRLLEMSGLFKIIRLVDDEPMALETLGVA; encoded by the coding sequence TTGAGTTTGAGAATTGACATGGAAGTAAAAGATTCGATTCTATTTGTTCGACTTGATGGAGAATTAGACCATCATGCAAGTGAAATGCTTCGAAAAGAAGTAGACGAAGAGTTAAGAAAAGGTTTATACAAGCATTTAGTTTTAAACTTAGAAAGACTATCATTTATGGATAGTTCTGGACTTGGTGTTATTTTAGGTCGCTATAAGCTGATCACAAGTAATGGTGGCGAAATGGTTGTTTGCTCAATTACTCCGCCAATTAAAAGGCTCTTAGAAATGTCAGGCCTATTTAAGATTATAAGATTAGTGGATGATGAACCTATGGCCCTGGAAACATTGGGGGTGGCCTAA
- the sigF gene encoding RNA polymerase sporulation sigma factor SigF encodes MDVEVKKTKKAPFLTDKEVKQLIVKSQSGDKDARDIIVNRNTRLVWSVVQRFLNRGYEPEDLFQIGCIGLIKSVDKFDLSYDVKFSTYAVPMIIGEIQRFLRDDGTVKVSRSLKEMANKIRKMKDELSKTLGRVPTIMELAEKLEISPEEVVFAQEASRSLSSIHETVYENDGDPITLLDQIADQSETKWFDKIALKEAICHLNERERLIVYLRYYKDQTQSEVADRLGISQVQVSRLEKKILMQIKDQMVE; translated from the coding sequence ATGGATGTGGAGGTTAAAAAAACTAAAAAGGCACCTTTTTTAACAGACAAGGAAGTTAAACAGTTAATTGTCAAAAGTCAAAGTGGTGATAAAGATGCAAGGGATATTATTGTTAACAGAAATACAAGATTGGTATGGTCAGTTGTCCAACGTTTTTTAAATCGTGGTTATGAACCAGAAGATTTGTTTCAAATTGGGTGTATCGGTTTAATTAAATCTGTTGATAAGTTTGATTTATCCTATGATGTTAAGTTTTCTACTTATGCTGTACCGATGATTATTGGAGAAATACAACGATTTTTACGGGATGATGGTACGGTTAAGGTAAGTCGCTCTTTAAAAGAAATGGCAAATAAAATCAGAAAAATGAAAGATGAGCTTTCAAAAACATTAGGAAGAGTGCCGACGATAATGGAATTGGCTGAAAAACTTGAAATCTCTCCTGAAGAAGTTGTTTTTGCTCAAGAAGCAAGTCGAAGTCTTTCTTCTATTCATGAAACAGTTTATGAAAATGACGGAGATCCAATTACGCTTCTAGATCAAATTGCAGACCAATCTGAAACTAAATGGTTTGATAAAATAGCCTTGAAAGAAGCGATCTGTCACTTAAATGAACGAGAACGTTTAATCGTCTACCTGCGTTATTATAAAGATCAAACACAATCCGAAGTAGCTGATCGACTTGGTATATCCCAAGTGCAGGTATCAAGATTGGAAAAGAAAATATTAATGCAAATTAAAGATCAAATGGTTGAATAG
- a CDS encoding stage V sporulation protein AA — protein sequence MKDKIVYLRMRHRIQATPSQLIKIGDVVQIVASEDARRLIGALPIHQVESKDKKFIVIDIMKVIRTINVSFPSFEIQTMGAAQTIVEVYFHKQKFRLLLFVIVWILLFVGAGLAIMNFHADVSMQEVHQKLHKIITGEENPKPLLLQIPYSIGLGLGMILFFNHLFKKRINEEPSPLEVEMFNYQQALDHYVSIHENSESETKIDDH from the coding sequence ATGAAAGACAAAATTGTTTACTTACGAATGCGTCATCGCATTCAAGCTACACCCTCCCAATTAATTAAAATAGGTGATGTTGTCCAAATTGTTGCTAGTGAGGATGCTCGAAGATTGATTGGTGCGCTTCCAATTCATCAAGTAGAGTCTAAAGATAAAAAATTTATCGTCATTGATATTATGAAAGTGATTCGCACTATAAATGTCTCTTTTCCAAGCTTTGAAATACAAACAATGGGAGCGGCACAAACGATTGTCGAAGTCTATTTTCACAAACAAAAATTCAGACTGTTGCTATTTGTAATTGTTTGGATCCTACTGTTCGTTGGTGCGGGGTTAGCGATTATGAATTTTCATGCAGATGTTAGTATGCAGGAGGTTCATCAAAAGCTTCATAAAATAATTACGGGTGAAGAAAATCCAAAACCACTGCTTTTGCAAATTCCATATTCAATTGGCCTAGGGCTAGGGATGATTTTATTTTTTAATCATCTATTTAAAAAGAGAATTAATGAAGAGCCGAGTCCGCTTGAAGTTGAAATGTTTAATTATCAGCAGGCTTTAGATCACTATGTCTCAATTCATGAGAATAGTGAAAGTGAGACAAAAATTGATGATCATTAA
- a CDS encoding D-alanyl-D-alanine carboxypeptidase family protein, translated as MRGIFIRFLTVTLLITQFQGITFAEEAKINLAQEASSAILMERDTGTILFEKNSNEKLPPASMTKIMTLLLIMEALDQEKITLTEKVRTSERAASMGGSQIFLEVGEEMTVEEMLKGIAIASGNDASVAMAEHLAGSEENFIAMMNEKAKQLGLSNSNFINSNGLPAENHYTTAYDMAVISKELLKYEEVLAYTSLYEDYLRQNTDKKFWLVNTNKLVRFYPGVDGLKTGYTREAKYCLTASAKKNDMRVIAVIMGAQTPKDRNRQVTEMLDYAFSQYATHKLYERGQVITQSKVSKGQQSNVDVITNESVSLLTKKGENIDDVVEKVNLDKSLKAPLKKGDQIGILILEKEEAVLQEVPLVASEDIGVASWWQLFKRTAAKFSGR; from the coding sequence ATGAGAGGAATTTTTATCCGTTTTTTGACAGTAACACTATTAATAACGCAGTTTCAAGGTATTACATTTGCTGAGGAAGCAAAAATTAATTTAGCGCAAGAAGCTTCGTCTGCAATTTTAATGGAAAGAGACACTGGAACAATTTTATTTGAGAAAAATAGTAATGAAAAGCTGCCACCTGCTAGTATGACAAAAATCATGACACTGCTCTTAATAATGGAAGCTTTAGACCAAGAAAAAATAACGTTAACAGAAAAAGTTCGAACTAGTGAGCGAGCGGCGTCAATGGGCGGATCGCAAATATTTTTAGAAGTTGGCGAAGAAATGACAGTTGAAGAAATGTTAAAGGGTATTGCAATTGCTTCTGGAAACGATGCGTCAGTTGCCATGGCCGAACATTTAGCTGGATCTGAGGAAAATTTTATCGCAATGATGAATGAAAAAGCAAAACAGTTAGGCTTATCAAACTCCAACTTTATCAATTCAAATGGTTTACCAGCTGAAAATCATTATACAACCGCTTATGATATGGCAGTGATTTCCAAAGAATTGTTAAAGTATGAAGAAGTTCTTGCGTATACAAGCTTGTATGAAGATTACTTAAGACAAAATACAGACAAGAAATTTTGGTTAGTTAATACGAATAAGTTAGTTAGATTTTATCCAGGAGTAGATGGATTAAAAACTGGTTACACACGTGAGGCGAAATACTGTTTAACTGCTTCAGCAAAGAAAAATGATATGCGGGTTATTGCCGTTATTATGGGGGCACAAACACCTAAGGATCGAAATCGGCAAGTTACTGAAATGTTAGACTATGCCTTCAGTCAATATGCTACCCATAAATTATATGAACGCGGTCAAGTGATTACTCAATCAAAAGTTAGCAAGGGGCAACAATCAAATGTTGATGTGATCACGAATGAAAGTGTTTCATTGTTAACAAAAAAAGGCGAGAATATCGATGATGTTGTTGAAAAAGTCAATTTAGATAAATCTTTAAAAGCACCACTTAAAAAAGGTGATCAAATCGGAATACTGATTCTTGAGAAAGAAGAGGCTGTTCTTCAAGAAGTTCCTTTAGTTGCAAGTGAAGATATTGGAGTTGCTTCATGGTGGCAGCTGTTTAAACGAACGGCAGCAAAGTTTAGCGGACGTTAG